One segment of Panicum virgatum strain AP13 chromosome 3K, P.virgatum_v5, whole genome shotgun sequence DNA contains the following:
- the LOC120700512 gene encoding probable rhamnogalacturonate lyase B yields MYRLESTEFNVVSSSQEQVELSFRSTYNPSRQDSVRLNVDKRLVVLKGSSGFYCYAIFEHAGNWPAMNISEARLAFKLNTDKFNYMAISDDIQRYMPSAADRDEPHGTPLAYKEAVLLTNPKEPQFKGEVDDKYEYSLDNKDNVVHGWISSRHPNPMGFWVITPSNEFKSGGPMKSELSSHVGPTSLTMFLGTHYIGDDIVLGIGDGEYWKKVLGPVFIYLNSSPKRGDLRALWDDAKAQAQNEVSRWPYSFPKSPDFPKAGDRGSVTGRLLVRDRFVSNDDMPAGMAYVGLAAPGQPGSWATECKGYQFWTTADSCGSFTIGNVRAGVYNLYAWVPGVLGDYMYTCHVTVTPGCAIDLGDLVFSPPRSGPTLWEIGVPDRTAAEFFVPDVDPRYANRLFLHKDKYRQYGLWERYAELYPDGDPVFTVGQSDHSKDWFFAHVTRKVSNGYVPTTRQIRFSLDRVVADGTYTLRIALAAAQMSRLQVLVNGGGARRGGVMFTTPEFGGGNAIARHGIHGMEWSFEFPIRGYLLQEGENSISITQLRAFGEFLGVMYDYIRLEGPPGSWRDPTRGA; encoded by the exons ATGTACAGGTTAGAAAGTACGGAGTTCAACGTCGTGTCCTCAAGCCAAGAGCAAGTGGAGCTTTCTTTCAGGAGTACGTATAATCCATCACGTCAAGATAGTGTTAGGCTAAACGTTGACAAGAG ACTTGTGGTGCTGAAAGGCAGCTCCGGGTTCTACTGCTACGCCATCTTTGAGCATGCCGGTAACTGGCCTGCCATGAACATTTCAGAGGCTCGGCTCGCTTTCAAACTTAACACGGACAA GTTCAACTACATGGCGATTTCAGACGACATACAGAGATACATGCCCAGCGCAGCAGACAGAGATGAACCTCATGGTACTCCACTGGCCTACAAAGAGGCTGTCCTGCTCACTAACCCCAAGGAGCCACAGTTCAAGGGAGAG GTGGATGACAAGTACGAGTACTCGCTGGACAACAAGGACAACGTCGTCCACGGATGGATCAGCAGCAGGCACCCCAACCCCATGGGATTCTGGGTCATCACTCCAAGCAACGAGTTCAAGAGCGGCGGCCCCATGAAGAGCGAGCTCTCCTCCCACGTCGGACCCACCTCCCTCACC ATGTTTCTGGGAACGCATTACATTGGGGACGACATCGTCCTCGGCATCGGCGACGGAGAGTACTGGAAGAAGGTGTTGGGGCCTGTCTTCATCTACCTCAACTCCAGCCCGAAGCGAGGCGACCTCCGTGCCCTCTGGGACGACGCCAAGGCGCAAGCGCAAAACGAAGTCAGCAGGTGGCCGTACAGCTTCCCCAAATCACCGGACTTCCCCAAGGCCGGTGACAGAGGCTCGGTCACCGGCAGGCTACTGGTCAGAGACAGATTCGTGAGCAACGACGACATGCCAGCCGGGATGGCGTACGTCGGGCTCGCCGCGCCCGGGCAGCCCGGCTCCTGGGCGACAGAGTGCAAG GGCTACCAGTTCTGGACGACGGCCGATTCCTGCGGCAGCTTCACCATCGGCAATGTCCGGGCGGGGGTGTACAATCTCTACGCATGGGTCCCGGGGGTTCTTGGAGACTACATGTACACTTGTCATGTCACCGTAACGCCAGGTTGCGCCATCGACCTCGGCGATCTCGTGTTCTCGCCCCCGAGGTCAGGCCCGACGCTGTGGGAGATCGGAGTCCCGGACCGGACCGCCGCGGAGTTCTTCGTCCCCGACGTCGACCCCAGATACGCCAACCGGCTGTTTCTGCACAAGGACAA GTACAGGCAGTACGGTCTGTGGGAGAGGTACGCCGAGCTGTACCCTGACGGCGATCCTGTCTTCACGGTCGGCCAGAGCGATCACTCCAAGGACTGGTTCTTTGCGCATGTCACGAG GAAGGTGAGCAATGGCTACGTGCCAACGACGCGTCAGATCCGGTTCAGCCTCGACCGCGTCGTGGCCGACGGCACCTACACGCTGCGCATCGCCCTTGCAGCTGCCCAGATGTCCAGACTGCAG GTGCTCGTCAAcgggggcggcgcgaggaggggcgGGGTGATGTTCACGACGCCGGAGTTCGGCGGCGGCAACGCGATCGCGCGGCACGGCATCCACGGCATGGAGTGGAGCTTCGAGTTCCCGATCAGGGGGTACCTGCTGCAGGAAGGGGAGAACAGCATCAGCATCACGCAGCTGAGGGCCTTCGGTGAGTTCTTGGGGGTCATGTACGACTACATCCGGCTGGAAGGGCCTCCTGGATCCTGGCGAGACCCCACGCGAGGGGCGTGA
- the LOC120696634 gene encoding CBL-interacting protein kinase 32-like has product MSTTKVKRRVGKYELGRTIGEGTFAKVRFAKNTETGEPVAIKVVDKEKVLKHKMVEQIKREISTMKLIKHPNVVRIYEVMGSKTKIYIVLEYATGGELFDIIANHGRMREDEARRYFQQLINAVDYCHSRGVYHRDLKPENLLLDSYGNLKVSDFGLSALSQQIKDDGLLHTTCGTPNYVAPEVLEDQGYDGAMADLWSCGVILFVLLAGYLPFEDSNLMTLYKKISNAEFTFPPWTSFPAKRLLIRILDPNPMTRITIPEILEDEWFKKGYKRSEFDEKYDTTLDDVDAVFNDSEEHHVTEKKEEEPVALNAFELISMSAGLNLGNLFDSEQEFKRETRFTSKCPPKEIVRKIEEAAKPLGFDVQKKNYKLRLEKVKAGRKGNLNVATEILQVAPSLHMVEVRKAKGDTLEFHKFYKNLSKTLKDVVWKSEDLQMQPAA; this is encoded by the exons ATGAGTACAACCAAGGTGAAGAGACGTGTGGGGAAGTATGAGCTCGGTCGGACCATAGGTGAAGGCACATTCGCAAAGGTCAGGTTCGCAAAGAACACTGAGACAGGCGAACCGGTAGCCATCAAGGTCGTAGATAAGGAGAAGGTCCTCAAGCACAAGATGGTTGAACAG ATTAAGCGGGAAATTTCGACAATGAAGTTGATCAAGCATCCCAATGTTGTTCGCATATACGAG GTGATGGGAAGTAAAACAAAGATCTACATTGTGTTAGAATATGCTACAGGTGGCGAGCTCTTTGACATAATT GCTAACCATGGTCGAATGAGGGAAGATGAAGCCAGGAGGTACTTCCAACAATTAATCAATGCAGTTGATTATTGTCATAGCAGGGGTGTGTACCACCGGGATCTAAAA CCTGAAAATTTACTGCTCGATTCATATGGAAACCTGAAGGTCTCTGACTTTGGGCTGAGCGCGCTATCTCAGCAGATCAAG GATGATGGATTGCTGCACACAACTTGTGGAACTCCGAACTATGTTGCACCAGAG GTCCTTGAAGATCAAGGCTATGACGGTGCAATGGCTGATTTGTGGTCATGTGGAGTTATCCTGTTTGTTCTGCTAGCAGGGTATTTGCCTTTTGAGGACTCTAATCTTATGACGTTGTATAAGAAA ATATCAAATGCAGAATTTACATTTCCACCATGGACGTCTTTTCCTGCGAAGAGGTTGTTAATAAGAATCCTTGATCCAAATCCAATGACG AGAATAACAATCCCTGAAATATTAGAGGATGAATGGTTCAAAAAGGGCTACAAGCGCTCGGAATTTGACGAAAAATATGACACCACATTGGATGATGTGGATGCTGTCTTCAATGATTCAGAA GAGCACCACGtgacagaaaagaaagaagaagagccaGTAGCTCTGAATGCATTTGAACTGATTTCAATGTCAGCAGGCCTAAACCTTGGAAACTTATTCGACTCAGAGCAG GAATTCAAAAGAGAAACAAGGTTCACCTCAAAATGTCCACCCAAGGAAATTGTCCGCAAGATTGAGGAAGCTGCAAAACCTCTAGGATTCGATGTTCAGAAGAAAAATTACAAG TTGAGGCTTGAAAAGGTGAAAGCAGGGAGGAAAGGAAACCTCAATGTTGCTACTGAG ATACTACAAGTCGCACCCTCTCTTCATATGGTAGAAGTCCGAAAAGCAAAAGGCGACACTCTGGAATTCCATAAA TTCTACAAGAACCTTTCCAAGACCTTAAAGGACGTTGTCTGGAAATCCGAGGATCTGCAAATGCAACCTGCTGCTTAG